In Candidatus Aminicenantes bacterium, a genomic segment contains:
- the thrC gene encoding threonine synthase: MQEPILFYSTNRKAEAVPFRDALLKGQAPDRGLYMPERIPVLSTAEIESFVGLPYHKIADVVCGKFLHGQISGPELAALTKDAYDFPVPLELVEGRQFVMRLDQGPTASFKDFAARLMGRLIHHYLRQEKSKLLILTATSGDTGSAIANAFYGLDNIQVLVLFPEKEVTPRQRRQMTTLGKNVGVIAIDGKFDHCQALVKEAFSDPELGHLPLSSANSINIGRLVPQTVYYFYAYSRLCQQPGETAVFSVPSGNFGDMMGAVLAMRMGLPVKRLVIATNENDEFPTYVASGVYQVIEPSRNCISSAMNVGHPSNLARLIDLYGGRMDERGRISSPADLERLRREIFALSVSDDETRRTIRVAYEQHGLLLEPHGAVGWAGLREYLRAEPAPGQLCISLETAHPAKFPEEIKAILGFDPPLPRSLEGLEGKKETFELMANDYPAFKKFLKKNYS, translated from the coding sequence GCAGGAACCGATCTTGTTTTACTCGACCAACCGCAAGGCCGAAGCGGTCCCCTTCCGCGACGCCCTGCTCAAGGGGCAGGCCCCGGACAGGGGCTTGTACATGCCGGAACGGATCCCGGTGCTGAGCACGGCTGAAATAGAAAGTTTCGTCGGCCTGCCCTACCATAAAATCGCCGACGTCGTCTGCGGGAAATTTCTGCATGGGCAGATCTCCGGGCCCGAACTGGCGGCCCTGACCAAAGATGCCTACGATTTCCCCGTGCCGCTGGAACTGGTGGAAGGCCGGCAGTTTGTCATGCGCCTCGACCAGGGGCCGACGGCCTCGTTCAAGGATTTCGCCGCGCGATTGATGGGGCGGCTGATCCATCACTACCTGAGACAGGAGAAGTCCAAGCTGCTGATCCTGACCGCGACATCGGGAGACACCGGCAGCGCCATCGCCAACGCCTTTTACGGGCTGGACAACATCCAGGTGCTGGTTCTGTTCCCCGAGAAGGAGGTGACCCCGCGCCAGCGCCGGCAGATGACCACCCTGGGCAAGAATGTCGGCGTCATCGCCATCGACGGCAAGTTCGACCATTGCCAGGCGCTGGTCAAGGAAGCCTTCTCCGATCCCGAACTGGGACATCTCCCCCTCTCCTCGGCCAATTCCATCAATATCGGCCGGCTGGTGCCGCAGACCGTCTACTATTTCTACGCCTACTCGCGCCTGTGCCAGCAGCCCGGCGAAACGGCCGTTTTTTCCGTCCCCTCGGGCAATTTCGGCGACATGATGGGCGCCGTGCTGGCCATGCGCATGGGGCTCCCGGTCAAGCGGTTGGTCATCGCCACCAACGAGAACGACGAATTCCCCACGTATGTCGCCAGCGGCGTTTACCAGGTCATCGAGCCCTCGCGCAACTGCATTTCCAGCGCCATGAATGTCGGCCATCCCAGCAACCTGGCCCGTTTGATCGATCTCTACGGCGGCCGCATGGACGAAAGAGGACGCATCAGCAGCCCGGCCGACCTGGAGCGTCTGCGCCGCGAGATATTCGCCCTGAGCGTCAGCGACGACGAAACGCGGCGGACCATCCGCGTCGCCTACGAGCAGCACGGCCTGCTGCTCGAGCCGCATGGCGCCGTCGGCTGGGCCGGCCTGCGCGAGTATTTGCGCGCCGAACCGGCCCCCGGGCAACTGTGCATTTCCCTAGAAACGGCCCACCCGGCGAAATTCCCCGAGGAGATCAAGGCCATCCTCGGCTTCGATCCGCCGCTGCCGCGCAGTCTCGAAGGGCTCGAAGGCAAAAAGGAAACCTTTGAGCTCATGGCCAACGATTACCCGGCCTTCAAGAAATTCCTGAAAAAGAACTATTCCTGA